One genomic region from Salvelinus fontinalis isolate EN_2023a chromosome 18, ASM2944872v1, whole genome shotgun sequence encodes:
- the LOC129815874 gene encoding cilia- and flagella-associated protein 107-like, whose amino-acid sequence CSDIRTKPAHDQLYVTHHVQYHIQYGQTEKWTQPGWRIEQRYANKVLIGNWVEEKLQVGFIIYYIFRGDCHASKKTKHFGESAFSTLGIRKWNSLPTTLSTNSSLKSGLAAKLLLSHHGTLPSHYLVTLYDEMYRRQGSSTLPTLCSWHPDRLERMSEKSDHHRYPILSALSSLSFPSFSLPPPTNFGLVESRQACLDQQQPPFSTLSLYRTAYQRHPLSAFCQPRLASVPRDLSSKLHPANLNNKDLEMKQQSSRQVQDNSVSASLFPPLSWV is encoded by the exons TGCTCTGATATTAGGACCAAACCAGCTCATGatcagctgtatgtgacacaCCATGTTCAGTACCATATACAGTATGGGCAAACAGAAAAATGGACCCAACCTGGCTGGAGAATAGAGCAGAGGTATGCAAACAAAGTTCTAATTGGAAACTGGGTGGAAGAGAAGCTGCAGGTAGGGTTTATAATCTATTAcattttcagaggagactgtcaTGCCTCAAAGAAGACAAAACACTTTGGGGAGTCAGCATTCTCCACCCTAGGCATTAGGAAATGGAATTCCCTCCCCACTACCTTAAGCACTA ACAGTTCACTCAAGAGT GGCCTTGCTGCCAAGCTGCTTCTCTCCCACCACGGCACGCTGCCCTCCCATTACCTGGTCACCCTCTATGATGAGATGTACAGGCGCCAGGGCTCCTCCACCCTGCCCACATTGTGCTCCTGGCATccagacaggctggagaggatgtcagagaagtcTGACCACCACCGTTATCCAATCTTGTCAGCT CtgagctctctctccttcccttccttctCCCTCCCACCTCCAACTAACTTTGGCCTGGTGGAGTCTAGACAGGCCTGCCTGGACCAGCAGCAGCCCCCCTTCTCAACGCTAAGTCTGTACAGGACAGCGTACCAGAGGCACCCACTAAGTGCATTCTGCCAGCCCCGCTTAGCCAGTGTGCCACGTGACCTTTCCAGCAAGCTCCATCCTGCCAATCTGAACAACAAGGACCTGGAAATGAAACAACAGTCCAGTAGACAGGTCCAAGACAACTCAGTCTCCGCcagcctcttccctcccctctcttgggTGTAG
- the LOC129815166 gene encoding kelch domain-containing protein 7A-like: MPLADLLGVQFDMHLLGRLTCSMAAVLLISWVYRFYSSRGTAAKPQLCVRPPSDGPTEAPNGICRNCKMELRPQSTAKHDSSNNGDKQPGHSQISPVRDDLTPDNTNTGTGEGELPQTKDICGLANTEEMVTPQDGSNVEDNSLELEGEFPVFVEEAEIDIPMFVEEAEIKIRNCTFGSTLKLPYPKNSGLASPSGRLSPCFLQRLEGSVGVGRELRQDLGLHGAYSTFLSKAEITVEDANLVMEGPGKQSIVRGKIYEYYVESSSHFITDSILGLFEGNSLDSQSVEFGRCGSSLTKPPLFLSPIMCELIQRPFSPVSSEPTSPNKRALIRKDSYLTASENSELQIPPLTPRASTPLRPHSRASSSGDPSPVSPLSPTTDTRHPSAWEEHSLDTIAGAKCINLPPEIMGSAELEIFKAKVDLGNCVEVELSKKHGQAPLQQSALRVMSDNYLQIRRDPGLYGRLRAGDQDEIQKQHMRGRQFLMAGNMGPQDWVGSSPQGTKREQGVTNIPCSGLYYYDDYKDSWHPLCPIPQEVISKGCAMCTMDNYLFVAVGGCQQGADREMKPSKRVFCYNPVTSIWKEISPMNESRRHCKLVALQGYIYAIGGECLSTVERYDPRSDRWTFVAPLPNDTFAVAHHVTVCNGELFVLGGTLRYTLLRYNPNINVWRKSSITGSKERTTEIVGVRNFLYRFDVSPQLGISVYRYHTVARLWYECCTKRLDQCLAFQCVALDDTIYCMSHQFTMSFLADEISPRFVSDDLSVLSGAKGILFPFVLSLPDTKAHQTSV, translated from the coding sequence ATGCCCTTAGCAGACCTGCTGGGTGTCCAGTTTGACATGCACCTGCTGGGGAGGCTGACGTGTTCCATGGCCGCTGTGCTGCTCATCTCCTGGGTTTACAGATTCTACAGCTCCAGGGGTACAGCAGCTAAACCCCAGCTCTGTGTGAGGCCTCCTTCAGACGGGCCCACTGAAGCACCCAATGGAATCTGTCGGAACTGCAAGATGGAACTGCGGCCTCAAAGCACAGCCAAACATGACTCCAGCAACAATGGGGACAAACAGCCTGGCCACTCACAGATTAGCCCTGTGAGGGATGACCTGACACCTGACAACACCAAtacagggacaggggaaggagaATTGCCCCAGACTAAAGATATTTGCGGGCTCGCAAACACTGAAGAAATGGTTACGCCGCAGGATGGATCAAATGTAGAAGACAACAGCTTGGAGTTGGAGGGAGAATTCCCTGTGTTTGTTGAGGAGGCTGAGATAGATATCCCCATGTTTGTTGAAGAGGCTGAGATTAAGATCAGAAATTGTACATTTGGATCCACCTTGAAACTCCCTTATCCGAAAAACAGTGGTCTGGCCAGCCCATCGGGCCGTCTGTCCCCTTGCTTTCTGCAGAGGCTGGAGGGCAGTGTGGGTGTGGGCAGGGAACTGAGGCAAGACCTGGGGCTGCATGGGGCCTACTCCACCTTCCTCTCAAAAGCAGAGATCACAGTGGAGGATGCCAACCTCGTGATGGAGGGACCTGGGAAGCAGAGCATTGTGCGAGGAAAGATTTATGAATACTACGTGGAATCTTCCTCGCACTTCATCACAGACTCCATATTAGGTCTGTTTGAGGGGAATTCACTGGACTCACAGTCGGTGGAGTTTGGAAGATGTGGCAGCAGCCTCACTAAGCCTCCCTTGTTCCTGAGCCCCATCATGTGTGAACTGATTCAGAGGCCGTTCTCCCCAGTTAGTTCAGAGCCCACATCTCCCAATAAGCGAGCACTCATACGCAAGGACAGCTACCTCACAGCATCTGAAAATTCAGAGCTCCAGATCCCCCCTCTGACACCCAGAGCCTCAACCCCACTGAGGCCACACTCTCGGGCCTCTTCATCAGGGGATCCCAGCCCTGTCAGCCCACTCAGTCCTACCACAGACACCAGGCACCCCAGTGCATGGGAGGAGCACAGCCTAGATACCATAGCTGGGGCCAAATGTAtaaatctgcctccagaaatcATGGGCAGCGCAGAGTTGGAGATCTTTAAGGCCAAGGTTGATTTGGGCAACTGCGTGGAGGTGGAGCTGTCTAAGAAGCATGGGCAGGCCCCTCTGCAGCAGTCAGCTCTTAGAGTGATGTCTGACAACTACCTCCAGATCCGCAGGGACCCAGGTCTGTATGGGAGGCTGAGAGCAGGCGATCAGGATGAGATCCAGAAACAGCATATGAGAGGAAGGCAGTTCCTAATGGCAGGCAACATGGGCCCTCAGGACTGGGTGGGGAGTAGTCCTCAAGGGACAAAAAGGGAGCAGGGAGTCACCAACATACCATGTAGTGGTCTCTACTATTATGATGATTATAAAGACAGCTGGCACCCACTGTGTCCCATCCCTCAGGAAGTCATCTCCAAAGGCTGTGCCATGTGCACTATGGACAACTACTTATTTGTAGCAGTGGGGGGCTGCCAGCAGGGcgcagatagagagatgaagcCTTCCAAGAGAGTGTTCTGCTACAATCCCGTAACATCAATTTGGAAAGAGATCAGTCCTATGAACGAGTCCAGGCGCCACTGCAAACTGGTAGCCCTGCAGGGCTACATCTATGCAATCGGAGGGGAGTGTCTGTCTACCGTAGAGCGCTATGACCCCCGCTCTGACAGATGGACTTTTGTGGCCCCACTGCCCAATGATACATTTGCTGTGGCCCATCATGTCACAGTGTGCAACGGGGAGCTCTTTGTTCTAGGAGgaacactgagatacacactgttGCGCTACAACCCAAATATCAACGTGTGGAGGAAAAGCTCAATAACAGGCAGCAAAGAGAGGACCACCGAGATAGTGGGAGTGAGGAACTTCCTGTATCGCTTTGATGTCAGCCCGCAGCTAGGCATCAGTGTGTACCGCTACCACACTGTGGCACGACTATGGTACGAGTGCTGCACCAAACGCCTTGACCAATGCCTCGCCTTCCAGTGTGTCGCCTTGGACGACACCATCTACTGCATGAGCCACCAGTTCACCATGAGCTTCCTGGCTGATGAGATCTCTCCAAGATTTGTATCGGATGATTTGAGTGTCCTCTCTGGAGCCAAGGGCATCCTTTTCCCGTTTGTCCTCTCACTTCCTGATACGAAGGCTCACCAGACCAGTGTGTAA